A stretch of Vigna angularis cultivar LongXiaoDou No.4 chromosome 4, ASM1680809v1, whole genome shotgun sequence DNA encodes these proteins:
- the LOC128196222 gene encoding uncharacterized protein LOC128196222 yields the protein MRPMQSPIEEHVVPPPPTGRSGKGSCSASAIPEDDMDDGSPCLLYILEEDEMVLVARGTEFRSATVCHGMQLLEDEVKVSVDEMIMPDASVPLSTEEIFTVEQAYKSFITWPKFLVKPVSDPSTQEQQKIPLSEDDPLSSLHLLADILDDKPLEVQYDANVFGHGFEVPIYLNSQDVRELASGTQELNISIIQLWTMYMSGVTNKLGRSDDYGFIDPQDIHESNDFDHINMRMISSFRRGKKIYFLPYISGRHWQLLVMSVQDNYALWFCSLHRPPPTQLRQAIDCSIPASMMMDGRSIVKSRKIAWISLKCNRQNGSYECGYYVMYWMTHIVRSHITTSWETRFKTTTPVPEKSLLFIRNAAAKYIVRLYNSS from the exons ATGCGCCCGATGCAGTCTCCTATAGAGGAACATGTGGtccctccccctcccacag ggagaagcggcaaaggaagttgttccgcatcagccatcccagaggatgacatggacgatggtagtccatgtctgctatacattttagaagaagatgagatggtgctggtagctcgtggaacagagtttaggtcagcgactgtatgtcatggtatgcaactattagaggatgaggtgaaggtctcagtggatgaaatgatcatgccagatgcctcggttccactgtccacggaagagattttcactgtggaacaagcatataagtcgtttatcacttggcctaaatttttggttaaaccagtttctgacccctcg acgcaggaacaacagaagattcctctatctgaggatgaccctctttcttcattgcatctacttgctgacatccttgatgataagcctttggaggttcagtatgatgctaatgtatttgggcaTGGCTttgaggtcccaatataccttaatagccaagatgtccgtgagcttgcgtcgggaacacaagagttgaatatttcaattattcaactatggacgat gtatatgtctggggtcactaataagttggggcgttctgatgattatggattcattgatccccaagacattcatgaatcaaatgattttgatcatATCAACATGAGAATGATAAGCAGTTTTcgaaggggcaagaaaatatactttttgccttatatatccgg gcgccattggcaacttcttgttatgtctgtgcaagacaactatgctttgtggttctgctcattgcacaggcctcctcccacacaactcagacaagcaattgattg ttctattccagcaagtatgatgatggacgggagatcaattgttaagagtagaaagattgcttggatttctctcaag tgtaacagacaaaatgggtcatatgagtgtggatactatgtaatgtattggatgacccatattgttcgttctcacatcacaacaagctgggaaacg agattcaagactactacaccagttcctgagaagtcactactattcattaggaacgctgctgcgaagtatatagttagattatacaatagctcttag